A genomic window from Phycisphaerales bacterium includes:
- a CDS encoding NAD+ synthase, whose translation MRLAFAPINPTIGDLKGNTALIITGINRARDAGADVVVFPELALCGYPPRDLLLMEGFVPACAAAAKHIGEHHTHNITAIFGLPLPLDATPNQPRRAPTANALLAYRNNTLLDYYDKRLLPTYDVFDEDRYFEPGNRAVVIDLSTSDIRHPTFRAGLTICEDLWKGEDAGFSSRYTNTPDPVDELVKLGANLIISPSASPFVLGKGDRHRAILQHHATKHRVYVASVNQLGGNDDLLFDGHTLLYAPTGDLIAAGNLFQGDMLVIDLNALPGGVGVSSRESQSPSTRGTATAPTSHIRHPTSDISPHSSTPPLLHSSTESLLFLALTTGIKDYLRKTGFTRALLGLSGGIDSALTAALAVAALGAPNVLGVAMPSHYSSTHSVEDALDLASRLSIPCPVVPIEDPFTTFERTLNPTFQSLHQPALGEKLPDIAEENLQSRLRGTLLMALSNRTGAIVLTTGNKSELAVGYCTLYGDMNGGLAVLSDVTKQLVYRLSRWINANHLKCGFQEPPIPERTITKVPSAELRPNQTDQDSLPPYDILDAIIERHVERHQSADTIIKETGYDEPTVRRVLRLIALAEYKRKQAAIGLKVTTVAFGPGRRFPIAQRWT comes from the coding sequence ATGCGTCTGGCCTTCGCCCCGATCAACCCCACCATCGGCGACCTCAAGGGCAACACCGCCCTCATCATCACCGGCATCAACAGGGCCCGGGACGCCGGCGCCGACGTCGTCGTCTTCCCCGAGCTCGCCCTCTGCGGCTACCCCCCCCGCGACCTCCTCCTCATGGAAGGCTTCGTCCCCGCCTGTGCCGCGGCCGCCAAACACATCGGCGAGCACCACACCCACAACATCACCGCCATCTTCGGCCTCCCCCTCCCACTCGACGCCACCCCCAACCAACCCCGCCGCGCCCCCACCGCCAACGCCCTCCTCGCCTACCGCAATAACACCCTCCTCGACTACTACGACAAGCGCCTCCTCCCCACCTACGACGTCTTCGACGAGGACCGCTACTTCGAGCCCGGCAACCGCGCGGTTGTCATCGACCTTTCGACATCCGACATCCGACATCCGACATTCCGCGCCGGCCTCACCATCTGCGAAGACCTCTGGAAGGGCGAGGACGCCGGCTTCTCCTCCCGCTACACCAACACCCCCGACCCCGTCGACGAACTCGTCAAGCTCGGCGCCAACCTCATCATCTCTCCTAGCGCCAGCCCCTTCGTCCTCGGCAAGGGTGACCGCCACCGCGCCATCCTCCAGCACCACGCCACGAAGCACCGCGTCTACGTCGCCAGCGTCAACCAGCTCGGAGGCAACGACGACCTCCTCTTCGACGGCCACACCCTCCTCTACGCCCCCACCGGCGACCTCATCGCCGCCGGCAACCTCTTCCAAGGCGACATGCTCGTCATCGACCTGAACGCCCTCCCAGGAGGGGTTGGGGTGAGTTCGCGCGAGTCGCAATCACCTTCAACCCGCGGTACCGCGACCGCCCCCACATCCCACATCCGACATCCCACATCCGATATTTCTCCCCACTCCTCCACTCCTCCACTCCTCCACTCCTCTACCGAATCGCTCCTCTTCCTCGCCCTCACCACCGGCATCAAGGACTACCTCCGCAAAACCGGCTTCACCCGCGCACTCCTGGGCCTCTCCGGCGGCATCGACTCCGCCCTCACCGCCGCACTCGCCGTCGCCGCGCTCGGCGCGCCCAACGTCCTCGGCGTCGCCATGCCCAGCCACTACTCCAGCACGCACTCCGTCGAAGACGCCCTCGACCTCGCCAGCCGCCTGAGCATCCCCTGCCCTGTCGTCCCCATCGAGGACCCCTTCACCACCTTCGAGCGCACCCTCAACCCCACCTTCCAATCTCTCCACCAGCCCGCGCTGGGCGAGAAACTCCCCGACATCGCCGAAGAGAACCTCCAGTCCCGCCTCCGCGGCACCCTCCTGATGGCTCTGAGCAATCGCACCGGCGCCATCGTCCTCACCACCGGCAACAAGTCCGAGCTCGCCGTGGGCTATTGCACTCTCTACGGCGACATGAACGGCGGCCTCGCCGTCCTCTCCGACGTCACCAAGCAGCTCGTCTACCGCCTCTCCCGCTGGATCAACGCCAACCACCTCAAGTGTGGATTCCAAGAACCCCCCATCCCCGAGCGCACCATCACCAAGGTCCCCAGCGCCGAACTCCGCCCCAACCAGACCGACCAGGACTCGCTCCCCCCCTACGACATCCTCGACGCCATCATCGAGCGCCACGTCGAACGCCACCAGTCCGCCGACACCATCATCAAGGAAACCGGCTACGACGAACCCACCGTCCGCCGCGTCCTCCGCCTCATCGCGCTGGCCGAGTACAAGCGCAAGCAGGCCGCCATCGGCCTCAAGGTCACCACCGTCGCCTTCGGCCCCGGCCGCCGCTTTCCCATCGCGCAGCGCTGGACCTGA
- the ggt gene encoding gamma-glutamyltransferase, with the protein MTRLRLLGVVAGLVLGAGAVAQEAVVQEAAGMQVFAKAAVAADHRLASAAGVEVLRAGGNAVDAAVATSFALSVVRPYSCGIGGGGFMVIRLKEHPRYPEGVTTALNYREWGIGKARPDYFENEPDPDAATHGGKAVCVPGHVAGLLVALEKYGTMTREQVLAPAIRLAEQGYAADAHYVLSSREVIEWIEKDASRAPRFEFLWDRLLYKGKVKEGDKVDLREQARVLRLIAEKGSAGFYEGDVARAIVDAVRRDGGEMTLEDLAGYRVEELKPLVTAFRGNTVLSMPPPSSGGIVLAQVLGMLEVRGRDLERIVKESGWGSAEYVHLVAEAGKHAFADRARWMGDPNFVKVPVKALLSEEYVRGRARAMDLTHVLPIEAYGSASPLPDDGGTSHLCVVDEMGNAVACTETINLVFGSLVAVPEYGFILNDEMDDFLARKGKANAFGLDHADLNRPEAKKRPLSSMTPTIVLKNGEDGKPGDPVLLAGASGGPRIISGTIEASLNVLVFDMPALEAVSRARFHHQWHPDVLELEGEIAGGALEEALKKLGHTTKRRDRIAAVQIIRRVKDGWQPASDPRKGGVPAGY; encoded by the coding sequence ATGACGCGGTTGCGATTACTGGGAGTGGTTGCGGGACTGGTGCTGGGCGCGGGGGCGGTGGCGCAGGAAGCTGTTGTGCAGGAGGCGGCAGGGATGCAGGTGTTTGCCAAGGCGGCGGTGGCGGCGGATCACAGGCTGGCGTCGGCGGCAGGGGTGGAGGTCCTGAGGGCGGGCGGGAACGCGGTGGACGCGGCGGTGGCGACGAGCTTCGCGCTGTCGGTGGTGCGGCCGTATTCGTGCGGGATCGGCGGGGGCGGGTTCATGGTGATCCGGCTGAAGGAGCACCCGCGGTATCCGGAGGGCGTGACAACCGCGCTGAACTATCGGGAGTGGGGGATCGGAAAGGCGCGGCCGGACTACTTCGAGAACGAGCCGGACCCCGACGCCGCGACGCACGGGGGCAAGGCGGTGTGCGTGCCGGGGCATGTGGCGGGGCTGCTGGTGGCGCTCGAGAAGTACGGGACGATGACGCGCGAGCAGGTGCTGGCGCCGGCGATCCGTCTGGCGGAGCAGGGGTACGCGGCGGATGCGCACTACGTGCTCAGCTCGCGCGAGGTGATCGAGTGGATCGAGAAGGACGCGTCGCGGGCGCCGCGGTTTGAGTTCCTGTGGGATCGGCTGCTGTACAAGGGGAAGGTGAAGGAGGGGGACAAAGTTGATCTGCGGGAGCAGGCGCGGGTGCTGCGGTTGATCGCGGAGAAGGGGAGCGCGGGGTTTTATGAGGGGGATGTGGCGCGGGCGATCGTGGACGCGGTGCGGCGGGACGGCGGGGAGATGACGCTGGAGGACCTGGCGGGGTACCGCGTAGAGGAGCTCAAGCCGCTGGTGACGGCGTTCCGCGGGAACACGGTGCTGAGCATGCCGCCGCCGAGCAGCGGGGGGATCGTGCTGGCGCAGGTGCTGGGGATGCTGGAGGTGCGCGGCCGGGATCTCGAGCGGATCGTGAAGGAGAGCGGGTGGGGGAGTGCGGAGTACGTGCACCTGGTGGCGGAGGCGGGGAAGCACGCGTTCGCGGACCGGGCGCGGTGGATGGGGGACCCGAACTTCGTGAAGGTGCCGGTGAAGGCGCTCCTGAGCGAGGAGTACGTGCGCGGGCGGGCGCGGGCGATGGACTTGACGCACGTGCTGCCGATCGAGGCGTACGGGTCGGCGTCGCCGCTGCCCGATGACGGCGGGACCAGCCACCTGTGCGTGGTCGATGAGATGGGCAACGCGGTGGCGTGCACGGAGACGATCAACCTGGTGTTCGGGTCGCTGGTCGCAGTGCCGGAGTACGGGTTCATTCTCAATGATGAGATGGACGACTTCCTGGCGCGGAAGGGCAAAGCGAACGCGTTCGGGCTCGACCATGCGGACCTGAACCGGCCGGAGGCGAAGAAGCGGCCGCTGTCGAGCATGACGCCGACGATCGTGCTGAAGAACGGGGAGGACGGGAAACCAGGCGATCCCGTGCTGCTGGCGGGGGCGAGCGGGGGCCCAAGGATCATCAGCGGGACGATCGAGGCGTCGCTGAACGTGCTGGTGTTCGATATGCCGGCGCTGGAGGCGGTGAGCAGGGCGCGTTTCCACCACCAGTGGCACCCGGATGTGCTGGAGCTGGAGGGGGAGATCGCTGGTGGGGCGCTGGAGGAGGCGCTCAAGAAGCTGGGGCACACGACGAAGCGGCGGGACCGGATCGCGGCCGTGCAGATCATCCGGAGGGTGAAGGATGGGTGGCAGCCGGCGAGTGATCCGCGGAAGGGCGGGGTGCCGGCGGGTTACTAG
- a CDS encoding suppressor of fused domain protein has protein sequence MSTLPDMLENVFGRILHGWSRDPEGRAMPFQVVEFAHPSGERTFATLGLSRVELCRSSCDCVQREELFIRVRPESLMAIPAILQDLGLETIRRGLGHSHGQIIGPRGPLAEGSQCTALMCLVNDVGSTNPLVVTPDEGCPITLCRVLPITDAEIALVRDHGMAKFDAVLRTTPVDLTDLSRPSCD, from the coding sequence TTGAGCACCCTGCCTGACATGCTGGAGAATGTCTTCGGGCGGATCCTGCACGGGTGGTCCCGCGACCCCGAAGGCCGAGCGATGCCCTTCCAGGTCGTGGAGTTTGCACACCCCAGCGGGGAGCGGACCTTCGCCACGCTCGGACTCTCGCGCGTCGAACTGTGCAGGTCCTCGTGCGATTGTGTCCAGCGGGAGGAACTCTTCATCCGCGTGAGGCCCGAGTCGCTGATGGCGATCCCCGCCATCCTTCAGGATCTGGGACTCGAAACGATCCGGCGCGGCCTCGGTCACTCCCACGGGCAGATCATCGGCCCCCGCGGGCCGCTCGCCGAGGGCTCACAGTGCACGGCCCTGATGTGCCTGGTAAACGATGTGGGATCCACGAACCCGCTGGTTGTCACTCCCGATGAGGGCTGCCCGATCACGCTCTGCCGCGTGCTTCCCATCACCGATGCGGAGATTGCGCTGGTGCGGGATCATGGCATGGCCAAGTTCGATGCGGTGCTGAGGACCACCCCGGTTGACCTGACCGACCTTTCGCGCCCGAGCTGCGACTAG
- a CDS encoding ABC transporter permease subunit, whose protein sequence is MLLQSLTIARNAFVESVRQPVLLLLVLLSGLFQVFNTWNTGFSMSDTDSAGLTGDNKLLLDVGMGTIFVIGTILAGFIATAVMSREIENKTVLTVVSKPVSRHTLVIGKYLGVAAALAGSILVMLIFLMLAVRHGVMSTTADDLDAPVMLFGFGAVCLAAGLGAWCNFFYGWNFAQTTMSLLIPFVSVGYVLVLLFNKEWHLQPITKDLNAQIVMASIALGLAILVLSSVAVAASTRLGQVMTIVVCCGVFLMALMSNHLIGRHVFTNKPLGVVARVQPADESKVFNEPGQIATITLQQPMNEPPRVNEIFYYSPSPSGFPMVNKEMQPFDGDLREANDVMGPEAPQSIVVMESDRQTIKVRTTGDKPILLSRPPIYGDYVFNTPTSINKPALVAWAAIPNMQLFWLLDAVTQNRLIPGDYLVYVSLYAIFQIGAFLSLGVILFQRRDVG, encoded by the coding sequence ATGCTCCTCCAATCCCTGACAATCGCCCGCAACGCCTTTGTCGAGAGCGTCCGGCAACCCGTCCTGCTGCTCCTGGTGCTGCTGTCGGGCCTCTTCCAGGTCTTCAACACCTGGAACACCGGCTTCTCCATGAGCGACACCGACTCCGCCGGCCTCACCGGCGACAACAAGCTCCTCCTCGACGTGGGGATGGGCACCATCTTCGTCATCGGCACCATCCTCGCCGGGTTCATCGCCACCGCGGTCATGTCCCGCGAGATCGAGAACAAGACCGTCCTCACCGTCGTCAGCAAGCCCGTCTCCCGCCACACCCTGGTCATCGGCAAGTACCTGGGCGTCGCCGCCGCCCTTGCCGGGTCCATCCTCGTCATGCTCATCTTCCTCATGCTCGCCGTCCGCCACGGCGTCATGAGCACCACCGCCGACGACCTCGACGCCCCCGTCATGCTCTTTGGCTTCGGCGCCGTCTGCCTCGCCGCGGGCCTGGGGGCCTGGTGCAACTTCTTCTACGGCTGGAACTTCGCGCAGACGACCATGTCGCTGCTCATCCCCTTCGTCAGCGTGGGCTACGTCCTCGTGCTGCTCTTCAACAAGGAGTGGCACCTCCAGCCCATCACCAAGGACCTCAACGCCCAGATCGTGATGGCCTCCATCGCCCTGGGTCTGGCCATCCTCGTCCTCTCATCGGTTGCCGTGGCCGCGTCCACGCGCCTGGGGCAGGTCATGACCATCGTGGTCTGCTGCGGCGTCTTCCTGATGGCGCTGATGTCCAACCACCTCATCGGCCGCCACGTCTTCACCAACAAGCCCCTGGGCGTCGTTGCCCGCGTGCAGCCCGCCGACGAGTCCAAGGTCTTCAACGAGCCCGGGCAGATCGCCACCATCACCCTGCAGCAGCCCATGAACGAGCCGCCGCGGGTCAACGAGATCTTCTACTACAGCCCCAGCCCCAGCGGCTTCCCCATGGTGAACAAGGAGATGCAGCCCTTCGACGGCGACCTCCGCGAGGCCAACGACGTCATGGGCCCCGAGGCCCCCCAGAGCATCGTGGTCATGGAGTCCGACCGCCAGACCATCAAGGTCCGCACCACCGGCGACAAGCCCATCCTCCTCAGCCGCCCCCCCATCTACGGCGACTACGTCTTCAACACCCCCACCAGCATCAACAAACCCGCCCTGGTCGCCTGGGCCGCCATCCCCAACATGCAGCTCTTCTGGCTGCTCGACGCCGTGACCCAGAACCGCCTCATCCCGGGCGACTACCTGGTCTACGTCAGCCTCTACGCGATCTTCCAGATCGGCGCGTTCCTCTCGCTGGGTGTTATCCTGTTCCAGCGGCGCGACGTGGGCTAA